In Alkaliphilus flagellatus, one DNA window encodes the following:
- the gpr gene encoding GPR endopeptidase, translating into MFQLRTDLALEAREIYQEEKNEEIPGVAIDNEEIGDVIVTRVEVLDDEGAQIIGKPRGKYITLESASLRKADADFKDEMSKLLAKELKAILPKKNNIKVLVVGLGNWDVTPDALGPKVVSKVFVTRHLFKLYNKEDDVDVSEVSAISPGVMGTTGLETSEVVKGIVENSRPDIVIVVDALASRKMERVNSTIQISTTGITPGSGLGNKRKALDEGNLGVPVIAIGVPTVVDAATLTSDTIERVIDAFSRQAKVGSQFYNMLKELREEEKYDLIREILEPYSANIIVTPKEVDEIIVNLSQIIANGINIAVHPGIDLKDVNRYIH; encoded by the coding sequence ATGTTTCAGCTACGTACAGATTTAGCTTTAGAAGCTAGGGAGATTTATCAGGAAGAAAAAAATGAAGAAATCCCTGGTGTTGCTATTGATAATGAAGAAATAGGAGATGTTATAGTTACAAGAGTAGAAGTACTAGATGATGAGGGCGCACAAATTATTGGAAAGCCAAGGGGGAAATATATTACATTGGAAAGTGCTAGCCTTAGAAAGGCCGATGCAGATTTTAAGGACGAAATGAGCAAGCTGCTAGCAAAAGAGCTTAAAGCTATATTGCCAAAGAAGAATAATATTAAAGTACTTGTAGTAGGGCTTGGAAATTGGGATGTAACACCAGATGCTTTAGGTCCTAAAGTTGTATCAAAGGTGTTTGTTACAAGGCATCTATTTAAGTTATATAATAAAGAAGATGATGTAGATGTTTCTGAGGTAAGTGCTATTTCTCCAGGAGTAATGGGAACTACAGGATTAGAAACAAGTGAAGTAGTAAAGGGAATAGTGGAAAACTCAAGACCAGACATTGTTATTGTTGTAGATGCACTAGCTTCAAGAAAAATGGAGAGAGTTAACTCCACAATACAGATTTCAACAACTGGAATTACACCTGGATCTGGATTAGGAAATAAAAGGAAGGCTTTAGATGAGGGCAACTTAGGAGTACCAGTAATAGCTATAGGAGTCCCAACAGTAGTAGATGCTGCAACTTTGACTAGTGACACAATAGAGAGAGTAATTGATGCTTTTTCTAGACAGGCAAAGGTTGGATCACAATTTTATAATATGTTAAAAGAGTTAAGAGAAGAAGAGAAATATGATTTAATTAGAGAAATTTTAGAGCCATATAGTGCTAATATAATTGTCACTCCAAAAGAAGTAGATGAAATAATTGTTAACCTTTCACAAATCATTGCAAATGGTATAAATATTGCTGTCCATCCAGGAATCGATTTAAAAGATGTTAACCGTTATATACATTAA
- a CDS encoding tetratricopeptide repeat protein, with the protein MKLNIFFASNIERIEFLNKQLNIKQINNTDNQILFSEIDGLNSLKFKNNFGKIPGYWIEADFSKTKNGKELYARLMSIVPADKRNNNVFYPITNNLSLRELHIGWTNKYNFSIKDSCKDKWSLFFKELKSHMKYERMDIVFSGLNLALKYNPFFLKKYRRYYLFEELAYYYEEEGNLTKAIKCLRLQGMLNPKSIEPYLNMSSFYIINGLEEDAIQVCKEGLKKSPQDQYLISNLIIALSNIGNHSFALIFLRKALENDNENKLLWKLMGNIYYEIENNKDAIKCYKMALSIKQDNDEDMPGFYADLYSAIGACYFEEEKYDDAVKYYKKVLIYNRNDTYTLLSLSQIYFYYLKDMEIAFKYTKLLVDQVPDSGFGQYQLGLIYFDQGNFEKSRWHLYKARRLMPNYGPVHDAIDILKKSSNLAKY; encoded by the coding sequence ATGAAGTTGAATATATTCTTTGCAAGTAATATAGAGAGAATTGAATTTTTAAATAAACAATTAAATATTAAACAAATAAATAATACTGACAATCAAATTTTATTTTCCGAAATAGATGGATTGAATAGTTTAAAATTTAAAAATAACTTTGGAAAAATTCCAGGATATTGGATAGAAGCAGATTTTAGTAAAACTAAAAATGGCAAGGAATTATATGCTCGTTTAATGAGCATAGTTCCTGCTGATAAACGAAATAACAATGTTTTTTATCCTATAACGAATAATTTATCTTTAAGAGAACTACATATTGGTTGGACCAATAAATATAATTTTTCCATAAAAGATTCATGTAAAGATAAATGGAGCTTGTTTTTTAAAGAGTTGAAAAGTCATATGAAATATGAACGTATGGATATTGTGTTTTCAGGATTAAATTTAGCACTAAAATATAATCCGTTTTTTTTAAAAAAGTATAGACGGTATTATCTATTCGAAGAATTAGCCTACTACTATGAAGAAGAAGGAAACTTAACAAAAGCAATTAAATGTTTACGGTTACAAGGTATGTTGAATCCAAAATCAATAGAACCCTATTTAAATATGAGTAGTTTTTATATTATCAATGGTTTAGAGGAAGATGCTATTCAAGTATGTAAAGAAGGTTTGAAGAAAAGTCCACAAGATCAATATTTAATAAGTAATCTGATTATTGCACTTAGTAATATAGGAAACCATAGTTTTGCTCTTATATTTCTAAGAAAAGCATTAGAAAATGACAATGAAAATAAATTACTCTGGAAACTAATGGGCAATATATATTATGAAATTGAGAATAACAAAGATGCTATTAAGTGTTATAAAATGGCATTAAGTATAAAACAAGATAATGATGAGGATATGCCTGGTTTTTATGCTGACCTATATAGTGCTATTGGAGCTTGTTATTTCGAGGAAGAAAAATATGATGATGCGGTTAAATATTATAAGAAGGTATTAATCTATAATAGGAATGATACATATACACTTCTAAGCCTTTCTCAAATCTATTTCTATTACTTAAAGGATATGGAGATTGCTTTTAAATATACTAAATTACTGGTAGATCAAGTTCCAGATAGTGGGTTTGGTCAATATCAATTAGGGCTTATATATTTTGATCAGGGCAACTTCGAAAAATCTAGATGGCACCTATACAAGGCTCGTCGTTTAATGCCTAATTATGGACCTGTCCACGATGCCATTGATATACTAAAAAAAAGTAGCAATTTAGCTAAATACTAA
- the lepA gene encoding translation elongation factor 4, with the protein MPSDRQKKIRNFSIIAHIDHGKSTLADRLIEYTGLISQREMQNQMLDNMDLERERGITIKLQTIRLVYKAKDGEEYYLNLIDTPGHVDFTYEVSRSLAACEGAVLIVDAAQGIEAQTLANVYLALEQDLEIVPVINKIDLPSARPDEIKAEIEDIIGLDASEAPLISAKEGLNIEDVLESIVKNVPSPTGDEDAPLKALIFDSYYDSYKGVIAYIRVMEGQMRKGMKIKMMATNKEFEVVEVGAFSPGAIPMEYLSAGDVGYVAASVKDVRHCRVGDTITDASRPTLEPLPGYRKVNPMVYCGIYPAEGEKYEDIRDALEKLQVNDAALVFEAETSAALGFGFRCGFLGLLHMEIIQERLEREFNLDLITTAPSVIYRVTKTNGEVLMIQNPANMPVPQEIRIMEEPIVKTTIMVPNTYVGAVMELCQDRRGEMKDMQYIDDTRVNLHYEMPLNEVIYDFFDALKSRTKGYGSLDYELIGYRQSDLVKLDILINSEQVDALSFIVHESKAYSRGKSMCEKLKDEIPRHQFPIPLQAAVGAKIISRETIKALRKDVLAKCYGGDISRKKKLLEKQKEGKKRMRQVGNVEVPQKAFMSVLKLDD; encoded by the coding sequence ATGCCAAGCGATAGACAAAAGAAAATTCGTAATTTTTCCATTATCGCCCATATAGATCACGGCAAATCTACCTTGGCGGATAGACTTATCGAATATACAGGGCTAATTTCTCAAAGAGAAATGCAAAACCAGATGCTAGATAATATGGATTTAGAGAGAGAACGTGGAATTACAATAAAGCTACAAACAATCCGCCTTGTGTATAAAGCAAAGGATGGAGAAGAATATTATTTAAACCTAATAGATACTCCTGGACATGTGGATTTTACATATGAAGTATCCAGAAGTTTAGCAGCTTGTGAAGGAGCTGTCTTAATTGTAGATGCGGCACAAGGTATAGAAGCACAAACATTAGCAAATGTATATTTAGCTCTAGAGCAAGACTTAGAGATAGTACCAGTTATTAACAAAATAGATTTACCAAGTGCTAGGCCAGATGAAATTAAAGCCGAAATTGAAGATATTATTGGACTAGATGCTAGTGAAGCACCTTTAATTTCTGCAAAAGAAGGATTAAATATTGAAGATGTATTAGAATCTATTGTGAAAAATGTACCATCTCCTACTGGTGATGAGGATGCTCCATTGAAGGCATTAATATTTGACTCGTATTATGATAGCTATAAAGGAGTTATAGCTTATATTAGGGTTATGGAAGGCCAAATGAGAAAAGGTATGAAAATAAAAATGATGGCTACTAATAAAGAATTTGAGGTTGTTGAAGTAGGTGCCTTTTCGCCAGGAGCTATACCTATGGAGTATTTATCTGCTGGAGATGTAGGATATGTAGCTGCCAGTGTTAAAGATGTTAGACATTGTCGTGTAGGTGATACAATTACTGATGCATCAAGACCAACATTAGAACCACTACCAGGGTATAGAAAAGTTAATCCAATGGTGTATTGTGGTATTTACCCAGCAGAAGGTGAAAAATATGAAGATATAAGAGATGCACTAGAAAAACTTCAAGTAAACGATGCTGCACTTGTTTTTGAAGCTGAAACATCAGCAGCATTAGGATTTGGATTTAGATGTGGTTTTCTTGGTCTTCTTCATATGGAGATTATTCAAGAAAGATTGGAAAGAGAGTTTAATCTTGATCTTATAACTACAGCACCTAGTGTTATATATAGGGTTACTAAAACAAATGGTGAAGTTTTAATGATTCAGAATCCTGCAAATATGCCTGTGCCACAGGAAATACGTATTATGGAGGAACCTATTGTTAAGACTACAATTATGGTTCCAAATACTTATGTTGGCGCAGTTATGGAATTATGTCAAGATCGCCGTGGTGAAATGAAAGACATGCAGTATATTGACGACACTAGAGTAAATCTTCATTATGAAATGCCTCTAAATGAAGTAATTTATGACTTCTTTGATGCGCTTAAATCAAGGACAAAGGGATATGGTTCTTTAGACTATGAGCTTATAGGATATCGTCAGTCCGATTTAGTTAAACTGGATATTCTGATAAATAGTGAGCAGGTAGATGCATTATCCTTTATAGTGCATGAGAGCAAGGCATACTCTAGAGGTAAGTCTATGTGTGAAAAATTAAAAGATGAAATTCCTAGACATCAATTCCCAATACCACTACAGGCAGCAGTTGGAGCTAAAATAATATCTCGTGAAACTATTAAAGCACTTAGAAAAGATGTATTAGCTAAGTGTTATGGCGGAGATATATCAAGAAAGAAAAAGCTTCTTGAAAAACAAAAAGAAGGTAAAAAACGTATGAGACAAGTAGGAAACGTAGAAGTGCCACAAAAAGCTTTTATGTCTGTACTTAAGCTAGACGATTAA
- a CDS encoding ComEC/Rec2 family competence protein, whose product MKRPFISLCISLLIGIVGAYLLNYSISIYYVLYATIIALVVLLFYERVFAIFILLTVVTLGAYLYGQSIAGDILLNSATFNTLINVKVLKEGSVKKGFSEYEVEILSLSTDKINKNVKVNKNAQLKIYQSSANESVLKVDDIIEIDHTRVIKLLQNMSVSKPNSYELFLNSKGIEYILEVNSENIKINSNSYCKPIGIRHISYRTKIYLEDFLNSTLDFENSNILKSIVFGNQGYLSKDKLNAFSKTGTAHIMAVSGLHVGLIVIVVDRFLKLIKIARNNRLYFIVAILIFYAYMVYFPVSIVRAGIMYILYVIAYFLQRRYDGINALFFIAFILLIYRPMTIFSISFQLSFIATLSILLLNPILNEKLSKKIGFVGTLLSVTLAAQIGTLPIMAYHFKQISIISLLTNLLIVPILGPMLSIVFVSVLFGITSFRLGYLINQITNQLLNYINWISTKCAIIPYGSFEINEVKFTYIFGYYIILAIIYFIYKQKEKSNFKEEGLVNTYEL is encoded by the coding sequence TTGAAACGACCCTTTATCTCTTTATGTATTTCTCTTTTAATCGGAATTGTAGGGGCCTATTTATTAAACTATTCTATTTCTATATATTATGTACTATATGCTACTATAATAGCTTTAGTAGTGCTTTTGTTTTATGAAAGGGTATTTGCAATTTTTATTTTATTAACAGTTGTTACTTTAGGAGCATATCTTTATGGACAAAGTATAGCAGGAGATATACTATTAAATTCTGCCACTTTCAATACCTTAATAAATGTGAAGGTTTTAAAAGAAGGTTCTGTTAAAAAGGGTTTTAGTGAATATGAAGTAGAAATACTAAGTTTATCTACAGATAAAATAAACAAAAATGTTAAGGTGAATAAAAATGCACAATTAAAAATATATCAGTCTTCAGCAAATGAATCTGTACTTAAAGTAGACGATATAATTGAAATTGACCATACAAGAGTTATTAAGCTACTGCAGAATATGAGTGTTAGTAAGCCAAATAGTTATGAACTTTTTTTAAACAGTAAAGGTATTGAGTACATATTAGAAGTAAACTCTGAAAATATAAAAATTAATAGTAATTCATATTGTAAACCTATAGGTATAAGACATATAAGTTATAGAACGAAAATTTATTTGGAAGATTTCTTAAATAGTACTTTAGATTTTGAAAATAGTAATATATTAAAAAGTATTGTTTTTGGTAATCAAGGATACTTATCAAAGGATAAACTTAATGCATTTTCTAAAACTGGAACAGCACATATAATGGCTGTTTCAGGACTACATGTTGGATTAATAGTGATAGTAGTAGATAGATTTTTAAAATTAATAAAGATTGCCAGGAATAATAGACTATATTTTATTGTTGCCATTTTAATTTTTTACGCATACATGGTTTATTTTCCTGTATCTATAGTAAGGGCAGGAATTATGTACATTTTATATGTTATTGCATATTTTTTACAAAGAAGGTATGACGGTATAAACGCTTTATTTTTTATTGCTTTTATATTGTTAATTTATCGACCAATGACTATTTTCTCTATTTCTTTTCAATTATCTTTTATTGCTACTTTAAGTATCTTATTATTAAACCCTATTTTAAATGAAAAACTAAGCAAAAAGATAGGGTTTGTAGGCACATTACTATCAGTTACATTAGCAGCTCAAATAGGAACTTTACCTATTATGGCATATCATTTTAAACAAATATCAATAATATCATTATTAACGAACCTCCTAATTGTACCTATATTAGGTCCTATGCTATCGATAGTATTTGTAAGTGTTTTATTTGGAATTACATCATTTAGGCTAGGTTATTTAATAAATCAAATAACTAATCAGCTTTTAAATTATATAAATTGGATTTCTACAAAATGTGCTATAATACCCTATGGAAGTTTCGAAATTAATGAAGTGAAATTTACATATATATTTGGATACTATATAATACTTGCAATTATTTATTTTATATATAAACAAAAAGAAAAGAGCAATTTTAAGGAAGAAGGGTTAGTGAATACATATGAGTTATAA
- the holA gene encoding DNA polymerase III subunit delta: protein MSYKEIMNSIKKDEIKNIYLFYGEEIYLINNALEALKERIVDPSFEQLNFTILEGKEISVEKIVDACETLPFMAEKKLIYVNGLDIFQGRSKIFSEEQEKYITEYIKQIPKSTTIVFYGVSSVDTRRKIVKEIKKYGDIVEFAKLSEEEFNRWIKKIFKTYGKSIGTKEIACLKGNLDYLGRNASQSLLDVENEIKKVISFMGKETELQEIHIEKILSSSFQNDIFKLLDSIEKRNASESIKRLNYILEDGEPTLKILTTLGNQIKNILSAKLLLEEGYSSKMIASKLGIHPFVASKCATQSKQFTIEGIKKLLNKFLEADIMIKTGKIDEKMIVEMLVMEMSK, encoded by the coding sequence ATGAGTTATAAAGAAATAATGAATTCTATTAAAAAGGATGAAATTAAAAATATATATTTATTTTATGGTGAGGAAATTTATTTAATTAATAATGCCTTGGAAGCATTGAAAGAAAGAATAGTTGATCCTAGTTTCGAACAGCTTAACTTTACAATTCTTGAAGGTAAAGAAATCAGTGTTGAAAAAATAGTAGATGCATGTGAAACACTGCCATTTATGGCAGAAAAAAAATTGATATATGTAAATGGCTTGGATATTTTTCAAGGAAGGTCTAAGATTTTCTCTGAAGAACAGGAAAAATATATTACTGAGTATATTAAACAAATACCTAAAAGCACAACTATTGTTTTTTATGGTGTTTCATCTGTGGATACTAGAAGAAAAATTGTAAAAGAAATTAAAAAATATGGTGATATAGTAGAGTTCGCAAAACTTAGCGAAGAAGAATTTAATAGGTGGATTAAAAAGATATTTAAAACCTATGGTAAATCTATAGGAACTAAGGAGATAGCATGCCTTAAGGGCAATCTGGATTACTTAGGTAGAAATGCATCTCAAAGTCTGTTGGATGTAGAAAATGAAATAAAAAAAGTCATATCATTTATGGGAAAAGAAACAGAACTTCAAGAGATTCACATAGAAAAAATATTAAGCTCAAGTTTTCAAAATGATATATTTAAGCTATTAGATTCCATTGAAAAGCGTAATGCTTCTGAGTCTATTAAAAGATTAAACTATATATTGGAAGATGGAGAGCCTACTTTAAAAATATTAACTACATTAGGAAATCAAATTAAAAATATACTTTCGGCGAAGCTATTACTGGAAGAAGGTTACTCTAGTAAGATGATAGCATCTAAATTAGGTATACATCCATTTGTAGCATCTAAGTGTGCCACACAAAGCAAACAATTTACTATAGAAGGTATAAAGAAGCTTTTAAATAAGTTTTTGGAAGCAGATATAATGATTAAAACAGGAAAGATAGATGAAAAAATGATTGTAGAAATGTTGGTTATGGAAATGTCTAAATAA
- the spoIIP gene encoding stage II sporulation protein P codes for MSHYKKKLPRSYYNIIILLLILLVLFSMVRLISNKESLVLTNNESYQSEVFKLDRDEKVDNNFLIKTLQHMFPNRKVEKQYKPVFSFKEVYTSFFNSIFIIDFKNPLTFVQAQFPVVIAHHETLMANIPQNDNYEEIEEDWSREIHFVDYDGEEKTVTVDTNIDSEYYIDKNELTDQDDIGEIEEGIYVVGEESVVDSLNPISNGDLANIPRPKSIAIEKDKPSILIYHTHGTESYNPATEGNFHSLRKEYTVIAVADIVTKELEKRGYNVIHDYTYHDYPSYNGSYGRSVVTAKGILEKNPSIKVVLDIHRDGYDKITTRSDRLSLIENSRTKINGEYVARFQFVIGGKTKNRKEVESFAHFVKAVSDSKYPGFSKEPLVNRYGSYNQFLTDNAALIELGSNTNTIEEAKKAGYYLADVLGDALKLLEE; via the coding sequence TTGAGTCATTACAAAAAAAAATTACCAAGAAGTTATTATAACATCATTATTTTACTATTGATTTTGCTAGTTTTATTTTCAATGGTAAGGTTAATATCAAACAAAGAGTCATTAGTTTTAACTAATAACGAAAGTTATCAGAGTGAAGTCTTTAAATTAGATAGAGATGAAAAAGTAGATAATAATTTTTTAATAAAGACACTTCAGCATATGTTTCCAAATAGAAAGGTTGAAAAGCAATATAAACCAGTCTTTTCATTTAAAGAAGTATACACTTCATTTTTTAACAGTATATTTATAATCGATTTTAAGAATCCATTAACTTTTGTACAAGCTCAGTTTCCAGTAGTAATTGCACATCATGAAACCTTGATGGCAAACATACCTCAAAATGATAATTATGAAGAAATAGAAGAGGACTGGTCTAGAGAAATTCATTTTGTTGATTATGATGGTGAAGAAAAAACAGTAACAGTAGATACAAATATTGACTCAGAATACTATATTGATAAAAATGAATTAACTGATCAAGATGATATTGGAGAAATAGAAGAAGGAATATATGTAGTAGGTGAAGAAAGCGTTGTGGATAGTCTAAATCCTATCTCTAATGGAGACTTAGCAAATATACCTAGACCTAAGTCTATAGCTATTGAGAAAGATAAGCCTAGTATTTTAATTTATCATACCCATGGTACGGAATCCTATAACCCAGCAACAGAGGGGAATTTTCATAGTTTAAGAAAGGAATATACTGTAATTGCCGTTGCAGACATTGTTACTAAAGAGCTAGAGAAAAGAGGTTATAATGTAATACATGATTATACATACCATGATTATCCATCTTATAACGGTTCATATGGACGGTCTGTTGTTACAGCTAAAGGTATATTAGAAAAAAATCCATCAATAAAAGTTGTTTTAGATATACACAGAGATGGATACGATAAGATTACTACAAGATCAGATAGATTAAGTTTAATTGAAAATAGCAGAACTAAAATAAATGGTGAGTATGTTGCACGTTTTCAGTTTGTTATTGGTGGTAAAACTAAAAACAGAAAAGAAGTAGAGAGTTTTGCTCATTTTGTTAAAGCTGTAAGTGATAGTAAATACCCTGGTTTTAGTAAAGAACCTTTAGTAAATCGATATGGAAGCTACAATCAATTTTTAACCGATAATGCTGCTTTAATAGAATTAGGAAGCAATACTAACACTATAGAGGAAGCAAAAAAAGCTGGATATTATTTGGCAGATGTTTTGGGTGATGCATTAAAATTATTAGAAGAATAG
- the rpsT gene encoding 30S ribosomal protein S20 has translation MANIKSAQKRILVIAKKTAQNRMIKSQLKTAIRRFEEALAAENYEEAKTRLRLVEKKLHQAAAKGTIHKAKASRKVSRLAQKLNKAI, from the coding sequence TTGGCAAATATCAAATCTGCACAAAAAAGAATTTTAGTTATTGCTAAGAAAACAGCACAAAATAGAATGATCAAATCACAACTTAAGACTGCAATCAGAAGATTTGAAGAAGCTTTAGCCGCTGAAAACTATGAAGAAGCAAAAACAAGATTAAGACTTGTTGAGAAAAAACTTCATCAAGCTGCTGCTAAAGGAACTATTCATAAGGCTAAGGCGTCAAGAAAAGTTTCTAGACTTGCTCAAAAGCTAAACAAAGCAATATAA